The genomic segment GATGTGATGAAAAGCCACCCTTGAACAGGGCGCCCTCAACGCGACCATAGCGGATATCACTGTTGGCACGACGCCCCACGGTGTCCTCATACTCAGAGTGATAGCGGAATGGATAGTCTCCCTCAGAATCGCACCACTCGCCATCAAGGAAACCACTCCACCCTCTCCACGCAAACTGGGCGTTGGCTTTGACCATATAGGTTGAGAAGGAGGCACGGCGTAACTGTACTGACAAGGAATCGCTGATGGGTCGACGGGTACGCAGATAGACCGTGGCACCAGAGGCATACTCGCTGGCCGACTGGCAGTTGTCCAACTTATTGGCATTATAAAGCGACACGCTCTCCATCGACGATAATGAGAACTTACCCAAGTCTACAGTACCATTCTGGGCATTGGTGATGCAAATGCCATCCACATAGACACCCACATGCTGGGCACCCATCGAGCGAACATTGATGGTCTTCAAGCCACCCAGTCCGCCATAGTCCTTAATCTGCACACCAGAGAAATACTTCAGGGCATCGGCCACCGATGTGGTGGACAGAGCCTGAAGATCGGCACCACGCAGGGTCTGTGCTGTGGCAAGTGGTCGTTTTCCATACACCTCCACTTCGCTAATCTCTTGCAAAGAGTCAAGACTAGCGGGTTGCTGCGAATGGGCAACAACAAATGAAGCAAGGATGCACAGCAAAAGCAACGCACAACGTTTTGTCATATCGTTTGTTATTATCGCCTCGTGCCCTTACATCGAGAGCAGTCGGCAGTATTTCTAATGAAGGCTGGTCTTCTGACTTTCCTCCACCCCAAGAGGCCTTCTCATCCAATTGGACAATGGCATTTGTTCCTTAGGGCATAATGAAGTTCACAGCTGCGGGACAGTCGGGGATTCTCACCCAATCCATTTCATGGACCTACGTTCCCAATTAAGCGCGGCTAAGCGCACCTCCATAGGCCTTACTCGAAAAAGTAAATGCAGTTGCAAAGGTAGTAATTAAAACTGAAACGCCAAAGAATTGTCTGATTTTCTTTGGTTTATACTTAGTTTTAACGTACCTTTGTGGCGCAAAAAAAACTTTTTTCAAAAAAACATGCATCTTGTTGTAACAAACTCAAAAGAATACTCGTATGTATAGATAGAAGCGTTCATCGATGACACTTTTGAGAATAAAAGAAACAACAAATAATAATAAAAACAAAAAATGATGAAGTATTTAACTGAAACAATCAGCCCCATGCAGGCTTTGAAAAAACTGGCCATTTGTGCCGCATTAGTATTCGCTTGTGTCAACATCAATGCCCAGTGCAAAGACTTCGACAAGTTGGCAAAGATAAAAGGCGTGGAGCTCCAGCATGTTAACAAGGAGATGATCGGCCTTGCCGCAAAGAGTGGCCAAGGCCTGCAGTTAGGAGAAGTTGTCAACCTGGGTGGTAGTGATGATGCAAAGTTCCTTGACCAGTTTGACGATGTGAAGGTTTTCTCGTGCGAAGAGAAGAGTAGCATTAAAGCTTTCACGAAGGCAACCTTGAAGTTGCTGAAAAACAAGAAATGGGAGACGCTCATTGATACAAAAGGTGATGACGGTGAGATTGTCAAGATCTATCTTACAAAGCAGGGAGAGCGTTCAACCAATGTCGTTCTGGCTATAGAAGATGACGAGGCCCATCTGGTGGTTATCGACGGAACCTTCGACCTCAAGAAAATGATGGAACAAGGCATGAATGCGAACATAGAGGTTAACAACTAATCAAACTCATAACAACATGAAACAGTTATTACTGTCCTTAACCATGCTGATCTGCGTAGGCTATGCCTTCGGACAGACACCAGCAAAGTTGATTGAGAAATACAAGGCGATGCCTGGTGCTGTATACGAGAATACAACAGATCAGAGCCTGAAGGATCTTGATAAGGAGGATTCCATTCTGTCTGTCGAAGAAATCGCCAAGTTGAAGAAATACTTCAAGAAGAGCGAACAGGTGCAGATTCAGAATGTCAGTGAAGAGTTACTAGCACAAGTAGACAAAGACATCAAGGCACTAAAGAACCACGAACTAATTTTCGAGACTACCCGTAATATCAGTTTGGAAGAGGGTTTGAAAGACTCGGAAACTTCGGAAGATGCTAATAACATCATTAAACAGATGTTCTCTTTTGCTCTGAACCCGAGTATCAAATTTCAATGCTACGGTAAGACGGATGACGAAATAGTTAGTGACCTACTGCTACGCGTTGAAATATCCAACGTTAACATATGGAATACGGTGGTACTATCGCATATTGACACTAAGATTGACAAGGATATCTGGATGAAGTTGATGGAAAGTAGTAGTTTTTCTCTCGACAACGATAAAGAGCAGGAATAACGAATGGACGCACGAGAGTTTAAGCAGCGGTTTATGCCTCACTATAAGTTGCTCTACAGGGTGGCTTATCACCTGACAAGCAACGCACAGGACGCCGAAGACCTGCTTCAGGACCTATACCTGAAGCTATGGCAGAAGCGTGACGAATTGCCCGATGAGGCGATGAAGGAGGCTTATCTCGTGACGATGATACGACACCTGTTCGTTGACCAGCATCGTTTGAAACGCCTAGACACGTCGGCAGAACTGAAAGAGGAAGCATCGCCCCCCGACGAACGTAGTCTGGATCATCAGATAGACGCCAAAGACGAGGCACAGAAGATGGAGGGACTCATCAACGAACTGCCAGGAAGGGATGCTAAGATCATCCGGATGCACGTGGTGGACAATCTCTCCTACGAAGAGATAGAACAGGACACTGGACTCTCACAAGGTAATATCCGCATCATCGTGATGCGAACGAAAAAGAAGTTGAAACAACAATTTAATAATATCACGAAGACATGGACGAATTAGATTACAAAGCGTTAGAACAGATACCTATTCCAGAAGGACTGGAAGAGCGTCTCTCGGCCAAAATTGACGAATGGGAGAAGGAAGAGAAGCAGCAGAAGGCCCAGCACCGTACACTTCTGCCCAGAACTCTGCGCTATACAGCTGTTGCAGCCAGTGTCGCCCTCGTCTTTGGTGTGGGATATCATCTGCTGAGTCAGGAACAATATGTGAATCTGGCCGAACAGGACACTTACCAAGACCCACTACTGGCAAAACAGGAGGCTGAACGCGCCCTCACCTTACTGGCAGTAAACCTGAACAAAGGCATGGGACACTTGGAAAAGGCAAAGGCCTTGGGCGACAAGACAGAAAAGACATTAAACGAACAATTAAAGGTATTGAAATAATATGAAACAAACATTTATCAAATTTCTCCTTTGCACGGTGGTCGCCATGTGCAGCCTTAACGCCAATGCGCAGGTTAAAGCATTTGAGAAATATGCCGATATGAAGAACGTGACCTACGTGTTCATCTCAAAATACATGCTAGGATTGGCAGGCAAGAACTCAGCCTTGTCTGTACCTGGTGTCGACGTCAAATCACTATCGAACAAACTGACTGGCATACAGATTATCAGTTGTGAGAGCAGAGGAGCACAGGCCAAGATGAAAAACGACGTTAAGAACATCATTGCAAAGGACAAGTACGAGCTGATGATGCAGGTGAATGAGGACGACAGCAAGGTCAACATCTATCATCATATAGGCAAACAGCAGTCGGCCGTCATCATGCAGGTTGATGATGACGATGAACTGACGATCCTCGTCTTCTCAGGCAAGTTCACACTGGAAGATGTGATGAAGATGACGGAGTCGCGATAGACTCAGACTAACTTTCAGCCTTTACTCAAGAGGAATGTCAGGATGCTGCACTGCAAGGGGCAGGTCTTTCTGAGAGAGGTAGAACATATAGAGGATGACGGGCTTGGTGCCACGATTCTCACCATGATGAATGGTACCAACCATCTCGACGACAGCCTCACCCTCATGAACAACCTTCGTCTTGCCATCCTGGCCAATGATTGTCAGTTCTCCCTGAACCAGAACACCATAGTTCATGGCTACATGGTGGTGCCATCCTAACTTCTGACCAACCGGAAAGACATACTTCACGGCAACGAGTTCAGGACGCCCCTCAAAATAGTCGGGCAACTCTACCCCATCCCAACTCTGAGAGGTGCGAATAAGTTCAACACTTTCCACCTGCTGCACATCGTCAGTCTTGGCTTCCGCCTTATCGCAAGAGACGAGATTAATGCTCATGATTACAATACTGCAGAACAGTACATCCGCAAGTATCGACAACTTGAATTGTTTATCTTGGTAATACATAGGTTAATAGATTATTAGACTTTATTATTTGCAAAGATAGCAATTAATTCGAAAACAACAAAGAAACTTCAACAGAAAATTATTTTTTAGGGAATAATTTGGCAATCTCGCCAAAAATTAGTACTTTTGCACCCGCAATTCCTGCGACATCAGAAAAAGTTGCGCCTGTGGCGGAATTGGTAGACGCGCTAGACTTAGGATCTAGTTTCTCGCGAAGTGCAGGTTCGAGTCCTGTCAGGCGCACATAAAAAAGAGGAGATACTCAATTGAGCATCTCCTCTTTTTTTATTATCAAAGAATCACCTTCTTGCCTTGCGACAGATAGATTCCTTTTGTAGGATGTTTCACACGGCGACCATGAAGATCATAGTAACCCTGCGAACGAGGGACATAGCTAGTCTCCGTAGACTGGATAGCAGTGACGTCGGCCTCAGCCTGAATGCCAATCTCGGCAGCTGATGTCCAAGCATTACCATTAATCTCACTCTTGGCCACGAACTTCAGGTAGCGAGCCACCTTAGGAGTCTTCAACTTAGCCACCTGCAGAGATGTAGTATTCTTGAACTCTCCTGTAGCCACTGCATTGCCCCATGTCTTACCATCGGTACTCAGATAAACCTCATAGGCCTTCACCATACCGTTCTGATTACCATCCTGGCGAGCCAGATAGGTAAAGGCCGTTACCTTATAGGTGTTGGTCATATCGACAATCAACGTATGTGGGCACTGGGGCTCGTTAGCGCCCCATGCGGTGTGCCAGAAGGTGTCGTTCTTTCCATCAAAAGCATACTTGGGCTCGTTGCCGCCCTGATAGCTATCGGCGCTAACCAGCTTCCAACCCGTCTTATTGATAAAGAGGTCGAACTTATAGGTCATCACAGGACTGTCCAGTAAACCATCGGCTGTACAGTAGGTCTTGATGGTACAGCCATCGTTATTATTCACAACGGAAGTGTACTTCTGATATTCACCACCATCAATACTATACCAGATTGTGGCGTTCTTGGTCGACGTGGTCATCTTGATGCGACCATTACTCTGACGCTCGCAACTAACAGGCTGGCATACGGGCATCTCTACGCGTGACACGTCAGCAGCCTTCACACCAGGAACAAGAGGCATGATGAAAAAGCGGAAAGGTGTATTAGCAGCTTTCAACTCGTACATATCGCGCACATCAGGACCGCAAGAAGCGTTACCCAAGCCGCGGGTGGCGGCATCGAGCGAGACAACTGCCGTCTGGCAGGTCTTGAACTGATAGGTGTGTTTTGAGCGGTTGTTGCCATCGGTATAGTTATCCTCGGCACGGAAGTGTACCGCAGAAGCTGCCATCTGATCAGGAGCAACGAAAACGAGTCCTTGGCCATCGGTATTGGCAAGTGCCATCCAGCGAACCTCCTGCTTGGTGCCATGCTCCTGAGGCTTAATATAATCCTCACGCTGATCGGTCACCGTACTGGTGTAGATTCCAGGCAAGCATGCCTCCTTGCGATCGCGATAGTTGTCCCATGGTCCACGACCAAACCACTGCAGCTGCTCAAAGGCGGCTGGCATCTCCAAACGGAAACCTATCTTGGGAATAATGGTACCTGTGACAGAGGGTCGAATGAAAGAGTTGACCATGATGTTACCATCGGCACAAACAATAAAGTTGAGATTTACATCGAACGATGTACCGTTCTTACCCGTATGGGTGCTGTTCATCGAGATAGTGACAGTCTTCTCGTCCTCTGCCGTCTTAACATCTGTATCGATGCCCTTAACGGTGAGCTTACGCAGACCCATATTGTCCCAGGTTCCACTCTGGCGTCCATCGTTATCGGTGGGCAGACGGAAAGTATTCAGCAGCAAAGGCTTACTGATGAGCTGCACATTGTCATAGGTATAACTTGAGAGTGTGCCTTGCGACTTTGAGAATACGGCCTTGAAATGGCTGTTGGAAACGGTGACAGTCGAAGAGGTGTTGCTAACCGTCAGAGCTTCATTCTCAGTCAACTTGTTGACATCGTACATGGGCTTTTGCGCTGTCTGTACAGGAAGTTTCTCCTCGGCTACCACATAACCGGCATCAGCCCAAAGGGTATTCTCCTTTTGTGTGGCAGTAAAGCGGATAAAGGCCTCCTTGGTTTTATCAACTGACGACAAAGAAGAGAGGTCGATGGTTACGACGGTGCTGTCATTGGCAGCTACCTCTTGGTCAATGGTACCATTGGCAAGCACCTGACCTTCCTCGTCCTCCACAACATAGCGTACATCATATGTGGTACTGGGAAGGAAGGCCATCTTGTTCTTAACGCGGAACTGGTTGGTCTTACCCTTGATAACCTTGAACTCTAATGGCTGATAGACCTTCTTTGTGTTATACGACTTGGCCGTCAGACTCCAGTCAGGACGCACCAAGCCATTAATACAGAAGTTTCCGTCATTAGGATTGTCGCCAAAGTCGCCACCATAAGCCCAAAATGCAGTACCTGTGCTGGTCTTGGTAAGCAGACCCTGATCTTTGAAGTCCCATATAAATTCACCAGTGAGACAGGGATACTTCTCATAGAGATCGAACATGTCGCGCACATTGCCCATGGAATTACCCATAGAATGCGAGTTCTCACACTGGATATGAGGTTTCTGACCAGTTTTTCCCTGACGTGAAGAGCCAATGTTCAGAATTGTCTCGTAACTGCCATACATGGTAGAAGAAACATCGGCATAGTCACTATTGCCTTCGTAGTGAGTCAGGCGGGTCTTGTCGAGTGCCTTGATGGCTTGAGCAACATACTTGAAGTTCTCGCCACCCCCACTCTCGTTACCAAAAGACCAGATAAAAATACAGGGATGATTGCGCATCCAACGTACGTGGTTCTCAGAACGCTCGACCATTGCTGGACGGAAAAGTTCGAGAGAAGACAGCTTCTGGTGGGCATGGCACTCCACATCGGCCTCAGCCAAGACGTAGAGGCCGTACTTATCGCAAAGATCATAGAAGATAGGATCATTGGGATAATGACTAGTACGCACGGCATTGATATTGAGGCGCTTCATGGTCTTAATATCCTCCTCTATCTCAGCATCGGTGATGGCACGACCATTCTCAGGTGAGAAGTCATGACGGTTGACACCATGGAAAACCATACGTTTGCCATTGATAATCAAAGCACCATCACTACGGATACCCACCTCACGGAAACCGACCTTGCCACCACGGATGTCCTTCACCTGTCCGTTAGCATCCTTCAACGTCAAGACAAGATCATAGAGATTAGGCGTCTCGGCACTCCACAAACGAGGAGCAGTAACGTCCATATCAAGACTAAGCTCTGAGGGTTGAGAGGTGAAGGCTGAGGTCTGTGAGGCAATAACAGTAGCGCCATCCAGGATTTTAGCCTCAACCGAGCCATTAGACAAATCGCCAGCCACCTTAACCTTCACATTGGCCTTCGCATTCACATATTGGTTGTCAAGATCAGTGGTAAAGAAGTAATCGCGTATCTGCGCCTTGGGAGCTGCCCACAAGAAGCAATGACGCTGAATACCCGTCAGGCGCCAATAATCCTGACACTCAAGGAAAGAACCACTGGTGAAGCGGTACACCTGCAGAGCCATCACATTGTCACCCTCTGTCAGATAGTTTGTAATATCAAACTCAGCAGGCACATACGAGTCCTCGCTATAGCCTATGCGCTGACCATTAATCCACAGATAGAAGCCGTGACCCACACCGTGGAAACGCACATAGACATTGTGGCCTGCCAGCATATCGGCCGAGACATTGAAATGACGGCGATATGTGCCCACGGGGTTGGGCATATTGGCATTGTACGTAAACCAACTGGGGCGATCAGCCATCACGCTGTAGGTGGACTCATTGAACGAGAAGGGATAAGCCACATTGCAATAAAGGGGCTTATCCCAGGATTTGTTATGATGCAGTCCCCATACCTGCCAGCTACTGGGCACGTCGATATCGGTCCAAGAGGCATCGTTATAGTCTGTGGCACACATGGCTGACGTGGCTTTCGACGGGGTGTTCACCCAATTGAACTTCCAGACGCCATCAAGCGACTGATAGAAGGGCGACAAGGTGCGATCGTTCTTGGTCACATCGGTCTCACTGGCCATTGGCAATGCCATGGTGTGGGCCACCTCTCGGTTCACACTGGTAATCTTGGGATCGTCCCATTCCTTACCTGTTTGAGCATAAGTGGCACTGATGTAAGTCAGTGCCACTATGCTAAGAATAGTTCTTTTAATATTCATCTTATCTCAATTTATTTCAAAGGGAGATACCAGT from the Prevotella sp. E15-22 genome contains:
- a CDS encoding RNA polymerase sigma factor, which produces MDAREFKQRFMPHYKLLYRVAYHLTSNAQDAEDLLQDLYLKLWQKRDELPDEAMKEAYLVTMIRHLFVDQHRLKRLDTSAELKEEASPPDERSLDHQIDAKDEAQKMEGLINELPGRDAKIIRMHVVDNLSYEEIEQDTGLSQGNIRIIVMRTKKKLKQQFNNITKTWTN
- a CDS encoding cupin domain-containing protein, which encodes MSINLVSCDKAEAKTDDVQQVESVELIRTSQSWDGVELPDYFEGRPELVAVKYVFPVGQKLGWHHHVAMNYGVLVQGELTIIGQDGKTKVVHEGEAVVEMVGTIHHGENRGTKPVILYMFYLSQKDLPLAVQHPDIPLE
- a CDS encoding DUF4252 domain-containing protein; protein product: MKQTFIKFLLCTVVAMCSLNANAQVKAFEKYADMKNVTYVFISKYMLGLAGKNSALSVPGVDVKSLSNKLTGIQIISCESRGAQAKMKNDVKNIIAKDKYELMMQVNEDDSKVNIYHHIGKQQSAVIMQVDDDDELTILVFSGKFTLEDVMKMTESR
- a CDS encoding glycoside hydrolase family 2 TIM barrel-domain containing protein, with the protein product MNIKRTILSIVALTYISATYAQTGKEWDDPKITSVNREVAHTMALPMASETDVTKNDRTLSPFYQSLDGVWKFNWVNTPSKATSAMCATDYNDASWTDIDVPSSWQVWGLHHNKSWDKPLYCNVAYPFSFNESTYSVMADRPSWFTYNANMPNPVGTYRRHFNVSADMLAGHNVYVRFHGVGHGFYLWINGQRIGYSEDSYVPAEFDITNYLTEGDNVMALQVYRFTSGSFLECQDYWRLTGIQRHCFLWAAPKAQIRDYFFTTDLDNQYVNAKANVKVKVAGDLSNGSVEAKILDGATVIASQTSAFTSQPSELSLDMDVTAPRLWSAETPNLYDLVLTLKDANGQVKDIRGGKVGFREVGIRSDGALIINGKRMVFHGVNRHDFSPENGRAITDAEIEEDIKTMKRLNINAVRTSHYPNDPIFYDLCDKYGLYVLAEADVECHAHQKLSSLELFRPAMVERSENHVRWMRNHPCIFIWSFGNESGGGENFKYVAQAIKALDKTRLTHYEGNSDYADVSSTMYGSYETILNIGSSRQGKTGQKPHIQCENSHSMGNSMGNVRDMFDLYEKYPCLTGEFIWDFKDQGLLTKTSTGTAFWAYGGDFGDNPNDGNFCINGLVRPDWSLTAKSYNTKKVYQPLEFKVIKGKTNQFRVKNKMAFLPSTTYDVRYVVEDEEGQVLANGTIDQEVAANDSTVVTIDLSSLSSVDKTKEAFIRFTATQKENTLWADAGYVVAEEKLPVQTAQKPMYDVNKLTENEALTVSNTSSTVTVSNSHFKAVFSKSQGTLSSYTYDNVQLISKPLLLNTFRLPTDNDGRQSGTWDNMGLRKLTVKGIDTDVKTAEDEKTVTISMNSTHTGKNGTSFDVNLNFIVCADGNIMVNSFIRPSVTGTIIPKIGFRLEMPAAFEQLQWFGRGPWDNYRDRKEACLPGIYTSTVTDQREDYIKPQEHGTKQEVRWMALANTDGQGLVFVAPDQMAASAVHFRAEDNYTDGNNRSKHTYQFKTCQTAVVSLDAATRGLGNASCGPDVRDMYELKAANTPFRFFIMPLVPGVKAADVSRVEMPVCQPVSCERQSNGRIKMTTSTKNATIWYSIDGGEYQKYTSVVNNNDGCTIKTYCTADGLLDSPVMTYKFDLFINKTGWKLVSADSYQGGNEPKYAFDGKNDTFWHTAWGANEPQCPHTLIVDMTNTYKVTAFTYLARQDGNQNGMVKAYEVYLSTDGKTWGNAVATGEFKNTTSLQVAKLKTPKVARYLKFVAKSEINGNAWTSAAEIGIQAEADVTAIQSTETSYVPRSQGYYDLHGRRVKHPTKGIYLSQGKKVIL
- a CDS encoding DUF4252 domain-containing protein; its protein translation is MMKYLTETISPMQALKKLAICAALVFACVNINAQCKDFDKLAKIKGVELQHVNKEMIGLAAKSGQGLQLGEVVNLGGSDDAKFLDQFDDVKVFSCEEKSSIKAFTKATLKLLKNKKWETLIDTKGDDGEIVKIYLTKQGERSTNVVLAIEDDEAHLVVIDGTFDLKKMMEQGMNANIEVNN